GAATTCTACCTCTCCTGAATTCTGGAGCTTTTCTGCCAAATCTTCGAACGAGATGCGGCTCTTCTCAGCAGGAGAAATCTGGACGGCGTTTCTACCACACAATTGTGTCGTGCGTGAACCTTGTTCCCCTTTTAACCAGACTCGTTCTCCCTGATGACAGGCTTTGCAACCAGCTTTCTCTCTGAGGTCAGCAACACTCATCTGGCGAAATGAGCCATCCCATACATCCACAACGGTAAGGACCGGTTTGATCAGGTGAATGTTTCCTGAAAGGATTTTTATAGCATCGACGGCTTCGAGGGAAGCAATCACATTCACTGTGGGTCCTAAAATTCCCGCAGTATCACAGGTTTCGGTCGTACCTGGTTCGGGTGCCGAATCGATGAGACATCGCAAGCATGCTGTTTGACCAGGTAGAATCGTCATCGTCTGACCCGTACTTCCGATACACCCACAGTAAATCCAGGGAATGCTCAGTTCCAGTGATACATCATTGATCAGGTAGCGCACTTCAAAGTTATCCGTGCCATCCAGGATCAAATCGACACCCTCAGCTAGCGCTAGAATATTGGTATGATCAATGTCTTCTACAATAGGCTCGATCTCAACATCGCTGTTGATTTTTTTGAGCTTCTCAGTGGCGGCTATGGCTTTGGGAAGCTTGGCAGCGACATCAGTTTCATCAAACAAAACTTGTCTCTGCAAATTACTGATTTCAACAAAATCCCGATCAACGATCCTTAGATGACCAACGCCTGCCCTGACTAAGATATCCGCCAATACCGTTCCCAGCGCACCACAACCGCACAGCAAAACGCGGCTTTGCATCAAGGAGGTTTGACCTGTTTCGCCAAGCTCTGTGAAAAGTACTTGTCGAGAGTAACGTTCTAGTTCCGGTTTCATTTTGTTGATCGCCTGTTCCCGCTTCGTGATTCAGCTACCTCATCTATTTTAGCAACCAAGGATCGAGATAACAGAGATCAACACATAGAACCCAATAGATCCATCAAAGCAAAAAAGGCCCTGATGGTTTTACATCAGGGCCTTACTCAATATTCTCGCTGATTAAAATATATCGCTAATTAACGTTGACTTCCTGCAAAAGGGCGGAAAACTGTGGTTTAATCAACCGATGATTTGTATCTGTCCAGCCTTTCGATTTCACCTTGAATGTAATTTTTGGTTTCACCCAGGTTGCACGCTGTTTTGTTTTCACGAATGGTGCCGATTGTTTTAACGCTGGCAATTGTGTCTGCCATTCTTCCAGAACATGTTTAGGAACCTTTTTAGTACTGATCGTTCCTGCATAGACAAGTCGTTTGTTATAAGAAGATGCGATTAAAACCGAATCAATCTTTCCAGTTGAGAGTGTCGTATATCCTATCAGTAAACAATCAAATTCTGGTAGTTTGAGTGCCGGTTCAGCTTGTGAATCTGGAATTACCGCTTTCTTTGCTTCATCACTGCCGCCAGCAAAATCGTTCAGTGCACCTTCCAGGTTATTCGCTCCCCTATCCGCTTCTTTGGCTTGATCGACGATAGAAGCCACAAGGTTGACATCGGCAGATTTTCGCACACCCCAATCTTGGAACAGGGAATTAAACTCGAATCCGCCAACAATCGCGAAGGCACCAATCATCAATGTTAGTCCCCATACCGCCAGATCCAATTTCCAGGCTCCATAGGGGAAGCGATGGATAGTAGGTCGCCAAATTTTAAGTGGTGTCAGGATAATACTCATCAATCCAAACTCAACCGACTTGGAAACCGCGGTCAAATAAGCAAGGATATGCCCAAATAAAAACATAATCAGACCAACGCTTGCCTGCGTTAATGTCCAAAGGCACAATTCCGCTGAATCTTTGCAAAAGAATCGTCCACCAACGCTCAAACCAATCGCTGCAATCGTACCGATTGCCAGGACCCAACCCCACTCGGGAATTAATTCCCAGACCGTTTGCGGTTGGGGCTTAGTTTCCTCTTGCTCTTGTAACTCTGGTTGGCCGACACATTTTCCCAATGCAGGATAAAAGCCACATTGAGGGCACCATGAAGAAAGCCCCCAAGGTTCATAAGAACCGCATTCAGGGCAGGCCGGTTTAACCTGGGATCCATTCATTTCCTGTAATATTTGGTTGTTATTATGATTCATACCTGACATGGCCCAATTTCTTTGTACTAATTAACAGAGGAAAAAATACGGGGTGTTTTATGTAACTCTCTGTCTAGCTTAGCTCATAAAATAAAAGCTCTCTGATCTTTGAATCTTATTAATCATAAAATTGCGATGGAAAGCCTCCTGCTATAATCGGCAAAATCAGCGTGATCTGTATGGTACGTTCTGAGTGCCGCTCAACACTTTTCGAAGTCTACCTCACAGTACTTATCATCATAAATTCAAGAAAGGCGCATAAAAAAGGCCGACGCATGATCGTTGCGTCGGCCTGAGAAGTCGTTAATTTGAGTCTTTTAAACTAGTTTACCTTGAGCAGTTCGATATCAAAGATGAGAACTTCATTGGGTCCGATGTCAGGACCAGAGCCTCGTTGGCCATAGGCTAAGTCGCTGGGAATGAAGAGTTGCCACTTATCACCTTCTTTCATCAACTGTAATGCTTCCGTCCAGCCACTGATCACACCATTGACTGGAAATGTCGCTGGTTGATTTCGTTTGTAAGAACTATCGAACTCTTTTCCATTAATCAGAGTTCCTCGATAGTGAGTAGTCACCTTGTCTTTTAATCCAGGAGTTTTCCCCTTACCTTGTTTGATGACTTTATATTGTAGTCCACTTTTGGTGGTCTTTACGCCTTCCTTCTTGGCATTCGCTGCTAGAAACTGTTTTCCTTTCGCAATGTTCTCCGCTTGCGCTTTTTTCATCTTTGCTTCTTGCTTCGTACGTAATTCCTGCTGGAACGCGATCAGCGTTGAGCGAATTTCATCCTCAGTCATTTGAGGTTTCTGCTTGGTCATGGCATCCATAATGCCTTTTACCAAAATTTTTGGATCAAGATCTAATTGATCTTTCATCAGGTTTTGGCCCAAATTATAGCCAATTCCATAGCTGACTTTTTGTTTTTGATCCTTGAGAGAAGATTTGCCTGGATCTGCTTTTTCGGTCTGAGCGGTCGCCAATTGAGAAAATCCAAAAAACGCAATACACAAACAGGCAGTAATGTGCCATTTAGACATGGGAAGAACCTTTCGGTGAACAATGGAAACTAATTTGAGAAGGTGTGACCATACGGGTCGGCGAGACCCGGATGGCATAAACTGCCATCCGAATTAGCAGATGATGTATTGCATGGTGTCCTCTGTCACAGAGGATCTTTGACTAAAACAAGGAGCTAATTATAAGAGAGTCACCTGGGGAGTGTCCACATAAAGCATGACTGATATAGTATGATTGGCCTTGAAATCAGGGCCATTCTTTCAGCCGAATGGTTCACTTTCACTCACCTGATCAGCTCACGACGTTCTGGAATCGGGTCACCGCTTCGTTGATATTATCTCTGCTATTGAAAGCACTTAGACGAAAATACCCTTCTCCGGAAGCACCAAAACCACTACCAGGTGTGCCCACCAAATGTGCTTTTTGCAATAATTCATCGAAGAAGTCCCAACTTGTCGATTCGC
The Gimesia aquarii DNA segment above includes these coding regions:
- a CDS encoding ThiF family adenylyltransferase, whose protein sequence is MKPELERYSRQVLFTELGETGQTSLMQSRVLLCGCGALGTVLADILVRAGVGHLRIVDRDFVEISNLQRQVLFDETDVAAKLPKAIAATEKLKKINSDVEIEPIVEDIDHTNILALAEGVDLILDGTDNFEVRYLINDVSLELSIPWIYCGCIGSTGQTMTILPGQTACLRCLIDSAPEPGTTETCDTAGILGPTVNVIASLEAVDAIKILSGNIHLIKPVLTVVDVWDGSFRQMSVADLREKAGCKACHQGERVWLKGEQGSRTTQLCGRNAVQISPAEKSRISFEDLAEKLQNSGEVEFNPYLLRLNLRNPDYEISLFRDGRAIIKGTDDPSTAKTIYARYIGS
- a CDS encoding FKBP-type peptidyl-prolyl cis-trans isomerase, whose amino-acid sequence is MSKWHITACLCIAFFGFSQLATAQTEKADPGKSSLKDQKQKVSYGIGYNLGQNLMKDQLDLDPKILVKGIMDAMTKQKPQMTEDEIRSTLIAFQQELRTKQEAKMKKAQAENIAKGKQFLAANAKKEGVKTTKSGLQYKVIKQGKGKTPGLKDKVTTHYRGTLINGKEFDSSYKRNQPATFPVNGVISGWTEALQLMKEGDKWQLFIPSDLAYGQRGSGPDIGPNEVLIFDIELLKVN